GCACCAGGACCCACCTTGTAGCAACTTCAGATCCAGCCGTTGCCCAAGTGAGTGTTTCAAGATCAAACTCCCAAGTCGTCAGGTTTTCAACTGTCCTTTGAGCCTGATGATGGGTCACTTGACCGCCAGTGCAAACGATCTTGGTGCCGCTTTCATTCAATTCCGCCTTATGATCGTAAAGCCATGACGGGGCTTGCCCATTCACCTCAACGCGATGGATCGAGAAGCCTTCTAATTCCAGCTGGTAGATCTGCGTCTCGTGATCGCTTCTGCTTTCAGGATAGCGCAGGCCACCTATGATATAGACCTTATCGCCAACCAGAGTCGCACTATGAAAATCTGTGGGCGGGAAGACATCTTTGGGGTAACCGAAAATTTCGACAGATGCGTCGGGTCGCACGGCAACAACATCATTGTAGATGTAGAAATCAGGATCGTAGTGATCCTCATGTTCACCGCCGATGTAGATTTTGGTTCCATCGGCGAGAACAGTCTCACTTTGCCCATAACGGGCAAAACACCATCCGGGATAAACCCGTTCACCTGCTCCGGCGGCCTCATGGGCCGTATAGGCGCCTACACGCGTTTCAACGAGCCAGGACCAGACATCGTTGGTTTGTCTCTCAGGGTTTGCATTTCCTCGTTTGGGAACGCACCAATCCTTATATTGCGCACGCACCGAAGACTTAGCTTGAAGTTTCTTTCTCATAAAATTTCCGCCGGCTCTCCCGGCAGCATATTGGAATACTCAATTCGCCTAAATTAGAGAAAACCTTGAGAGAAATCAATCCTGAGGTGCAAAATTGAATTTTGCCTACAACAATCTGAGACTTCGAAAATGAAAAAGCCCCGGCACTTTGGTCGGGGCTTTTTTATTCTACGGTCTGGATCAGCCGGTCACCCGAATGGTCTCGTTCTTCGGATCATACGGACTGTCGCACGTTACTTCGGCGTCCCACAACTGATCCAGGATCTTGACCTTCAGCTTGGTGCCTGGCACCGCCAGCTCTGGTTTGACGTAACCCATGCCGATGCTCTTCTCGAAAGCTACCGAATAGCCACCCGAGGTCAGACGACCGACGCGCTCACCTTCTGGCGTATACAGCACTTCGCGGCCCCAGGGGTCGGCATCTGCCGGACCATCGATCAACAGGGTACAGCATTTGACCCGCACGCCGGTTTCCACCATGGCGTCCTTGCCGTGGAAATCTTTCGACAGATCGATGAAGCGCGGCAGATCCGCCTCGGCTGGAGTCGCATCGCGGCCCAGCTCGGTGCCGAAGGCACGATATGACTTCTCGAGACGCAGCCAGTTCTGCGCCCGTCCGCCGACCAGTTTCATGCCGTGCTTTTCACCGGCTTTTTCCAGCAGATCAAACAGGTAGTTCTGCATCTCGATCGGGTGGTGCAGCTCCCAGCCCAGCTCACCGGTATAGGCCACACGGATCGCATTGACCGGGCACATGCCCAGCTCGATCTGACGGGCCGAGAGCCATGGGAACCGTTTGTTGGACAGGGCTGTGTCCGGATCACCATCAATGATGATCTCTTTCAGCACATCGCGCGACTTGGGGCCGGCGATGGCAAAGACGCCCCACTGGGTGGTGACATCCTGGATCTCGATATAGCCGAACTCGTCCATCTTGTCTTCGGCAGCTTTGCGCAGGAAGTCAGCATCATATTCAGTCCAGGCACCGGCCGAGACGAGGTAATAGTTGTTCTCGCCGTTGCGCACGATGGTGTATTCCGTGCGGGTGGTGCCAGCCGAGGTCAGCGCATAGGTCAGGTTGATGCGGCCAACTTTCGGCAGCTTGTTGCAGGTGAACCAGTCCAGAAACTGAGTGGCACCGGGGCCCTTGACGACATGCTTGGTAAAGGCTGTAGCGTCGACAAGGCCGACACCTTCGCGGATCGCCTTGGCTTCGTCGACGGCATATTGCCACCAGCCGCCACGGCGGAAGCTGCGGGATTTTTCATCGTCAAAACCAACAGGCGCGTAGTAGTTCGGACGCTCCCAGCCGTTGACCCAGCCAAATTGCGCGCCGCGCTCTTTCTGGCGGTCATAAGCAGGCGAGGTGCGCAGGCCCCGAGCTGCAGGGCGCTCCTCGTCCGGGTGGTGCAGGATGTAGACGTGCTCGTAGCATTCTTCGTTCTTGCGGGCGGCAAACTCGGTGGTCATCCAGTTGGAAGAGTACCGCTTGGGGTCCAGGCTCGCCATGTCGATTTCAGCTTCGCCGTCAACCATCATCTGCGCCAGATAATAGCCGGTGCCGCCAGCGGCGGTGATGCCAAACGAGAAGCCCTCGGCCAGCCACATGTTGCGCAGGCCTGGTGCCGGACCAACCAGCGGGTTGCCATCGGGGGTGTAGCAGATCGGCCCGTTGAAATCGTCCTTCAGGCCGGATTCAGCACAGGAGGGCACACGTTCTGTCATTGCCATGTACTGCTCGGCGATCCGGTCCAGATCGAGCGGGAACAGGTCAGCGCGGAAGCTGTCGGGCACGCCGTGCTCAAAACGCGCCGGGGCGCCATGCTCGTAGATACCCAGGATCCAGCCGCCACGCTCTTCACGCGCATAGGATTCATTGTCCGCGTCGCGCACAACCGGGTGTTCGGGGTTGCCCGCTTCGCGCCATTTGACCAGCTCAGGGTCCTGATCCATGACGATGAAAGTGTGCTCGACCGGGATGGCAGGCATCTTAATGCCCAGCATCTTGGCGGTGCGCTGCGCGTGGTTGCCGCTGGCGGTCACAACGTGCTCAGCGGTGATGACGATCTGTTCGTCAGAGGGCACAAGATTGCCACCCTTTTCCACCATCTTGGTGCAGGTGACTTCCCAGTGGGTGCCGGTCCAGTGGAACTCATCTGCCTGCATTCTGCGCACAATGTCGACACCGCGCTGACGCGCACCCTTGGCCATCGCCATGGTCACATCAGCCGGGTTAATATAGCCATCCTCGGTGTGGTAAATCGCACCTTTCAGATCGTCAGTGCGGATCAGCGGCCAGCGCGTCTTGATCTCATCCGGGGTCAACCACTCATAGGGGACATCGCAGGTCTCGGCGGTCGAGGCATAGAGCTTGTACTCGTCCATGCGTTCCTCGGTCTGTGCCATGCGCAGGTTGCCAACCACGGCAAAACCGGCGTTCAGGCCGGTTTCTTCCTCAAGCTGCTTGTAAAAGTCGACCGAATACTTGTGAATATGGGTGGTCGCATAGGACATGTTGAACAGCGGCAGCAGGCCAGCAGCATGCCAGGTCGAGCCTGATGTCAGCTCGTCCCGCTCAATCAGCATGACGTCGTCCCAGCCTGCTTTGGCCAGGTGATAGGCAATCGAGGTACCAACGGCACCGCCGCCGACAACCAGGGCTTTGACTTGAGTTTTCATGGGGCCGCTCTCCGACAAATATGACTCGCTTTGATATGGTTATGCCCATGCCAAAGGTCGCGGGCCAAATCCATCCGACGCATAAACCGGCAAAACCGACCTCAGGTGTCATTCATCGGCGAAAATGAAAGTTGAAACGCCAGATTTGAGTATTTTTTAAAAGATGAAAGAGCAGGCCGGTCGCGAGAGAGTGATTAAGCGACGGTGAATTGGCGGAGCCGTCACGGTTCGCCTGCGGCTTGCGGGTGGCCTGATTAACAGTTCAGCGCGTTGTTGCGGCGGACACAAATGGATTTCGCGGGCTCAGGTGTGGCGCCCGTCGAAGGCTCTGCTGTGGTATCCGGTTCACCCCCAGTGAAACCCAGGCCAAACTGGGCCAACCTATCCCAGCCGTTCTGGCCATCTTCTTGCGTTGCATCCCGATCCAACACCGCAATCATCGGCTTGTTATAACGTGCCCGTACGATGGCAGCATAAGCCTTCATGCTTAATTCGCCGGGGCCAAGCCCGGCTTTTTGGCTCTGCATGTTGTAGTCCACCGCCACTACTGCCTGTGAACAAAGGGCGATGATTCCCAGTGATTTTCGAATACTCATCTGCCTGCCCCCAAATTACACAATCATCCTACCGCATGTGGTACAGGATGATCCGGTGCAAAATTATGGCAGGTTGCCGCAGCGCCTAACGCCACTCAGTCGGGCGGCGCGTAATATATCCCGCTAATCGACCAGGATCTTGCCGGGGTTCAGGATGTTGTCGGGGTCCAGTGCCACCTTGATCGCTGCCATATAGCGCGTTGTTTCGCCCAGCTCTGCCTTGAGGTAGGGGCGCTTGCCCTGCCCGATGCCGTGTTCTCCGGTGCAGGTTCCATCCATCGAGATCGCCATCTGGTTTAACCAGGCCACATAATCATCAGCGCGGGCGCGTTCCTCGGCGTTTTCCATATCGATCAGCAGCAGACAGTGAAAGTTGCCGTCGCCGACATGACCAACAATCGGCGCGATCAGCCCCATGGCAGCGGCCTTGTCCTGTGCCGCCACAACGCATTCAGCCAGCCGTGAGATTGGCACACAGACATCCGTCGAGATCCCCTTGGCGCCGGGGCGGATTTGCAACCCGGCCCAGTACATATCGTGCCGCGCCTGCCACAGCTTGCTGCGCTCTTCTGTGGTTGAGGTGGTGGCGATATCAAAGCCATCGAATTCTTCGGCAATGGAACTGAAGGTCTCTGCCTGTTCGGCCACACCGGCCTCAGACCCGTGGAACTCGAGCAGCAGAAGCGGTGTTTCCGGCAGTGACAGTTTGGAATAGGCATTGGCCGCCTTGACGCTCATCTCGTCCAGCAGCTCAATCCGGGCAACCGGAATGCCATACTGGATCGTCATCATCACCGCGCGACAGGCGTCATCAATGGTCCGGAATGAACAGCGCGCCGAGCTGATCGCTTCGGGGATGCCCTGCAGTTTCAGCGTTATCTCGGTGATCAGACCCAGCGTGCCTTCGGATCCGACCATCAGCCGTGTCATGTCGTATCCCGCCGAGGATTTCTTGGCCCGTTGCGCCGTGCGGATCACGGTGCCATCCGCCATCACCACCTCCAGCGCCAGCACATTGTCCTTCATGGTGCCATAACGCACCGCGTTGGTACCCGAGGCCCGCGTCGCCGCCATTCCGCCCAGCGATGCATTTGCACCGGGATCGATGGGGAAAAATAATCCCTGATCCCGCAGGAAGGTGTTCAACTGCTCCCGGGTGACGCCGGGCTGCACCACAACATCCAGATCTTCGCCGTGGACCGCCAGGATCTTGTTCATCTGGCTGGTATCGACAGAAATTCCGCCAGCGGGGGCATTCACATGGCCCTCCAGCGAGGTACCAGTGCCGAAGGGAATGATCGGCACCGCGTATTCGGCGCAGGCTTTGACGATCTGCGACACCTCGTTGGTGTCCACCGGAAAGACCACCGCGTCGGGCATCTGATTTTCAATCCAGGTGGTGGTATGACCATGCTGCTCGCGTATTGCTGTCCCGGTCTGTAAGCGGTCACCGAACAGCTGTTTCAACACGCCAATGGCCGCCTTGATCCCGGCCTCGTTACGCGGAAGGGATGTTGCCTGCACCATGACTCTACTCCTATTCAGCGGCACAGGGATGCCGCACCTTTACCAGTCAAAGTTAAGGTGCGGCCGCAACAAAGCGCAATACCCACAATCTGGTAGCACCCGCTATTCGCCCAGCGCGATACCCTCGCGGCGCGGATCCGCAGCGCCAAGCAGAGTGTCGCCGATTTCAATCGCGTGCAGGCCGGAATTCAGACTGCGCACCGCCACCTTGTAGCCCGCTTCGGTTAGCGGGTTTTCCTTTTCGGCGGCGCTGGTCGCCTCTTCCAGATCATAGGTGCCGAACCGGTTCACTGCATGGGGCAGTGAAATCGCCTGCTGTATATTCAAACCCCAATCAGCCCAGGCAATGATAGAGCTGGCGACATAGCCGATGATCCGGCTGCCCCCCGGCGAGCCGATGGCCAGCACCGGTTTGCCCTCTTGCATTACAATGGTCGGTGCCATTGACGAGCGCGGGCGCTTGCCCGGCTCTAGCCGGTTGGCAATCGGCACCCCATCGCGGTGGCTGCGGAACGAGAAATCGGTCAGCTCGTTGTTGAGCAGAAACCCACGCACCATCAGGCGCGAGCCAAAGGCATTTTCCACGGTGGTCGTCATCGACAACACGTTGCCGTATTGATCAACAATCGAGATATGCGAGGTCGATGGCAGCTCAATCGCTTCGTCATCCGCCCAGAGGGCGTGATCAAACTCGGGCGAGCCCGGGGCGACTTCGGTTAATGCGCTCTCTCCACTCAGCAGGGCCGCACGCTCCGCCAGATAGGCCGGATCAACCAGACCCTTGGTTGGCATCGGAACATAGTCGCTGTCCGCCATGTAGCGGCCCCGGTCCGCAAAGGCGAGCCGCGAGGCATCGCCGATCAGCCGCCAGCTTTCCGGGTTATCGGCGCCCAGCGCTGCCAGATCATACTGCCCCAACATGCCCAGGATCTGCCCCACAGTCAGCGCCCCGGACGATGGCGGGCCCATGCCGCAGACATCAAGCGCGCGGTAGGTCACACAAACCGGGGCCCGTTCTTTGACCTTATACAACGCCATATCCAGTGCCGACAGCACGCCGGGATTGCCCGGTGCCGTATTCACTGCGCCGACCACATCGGCTGCAATCGGTCCGGTGTAAAAGGCATCACCACCCTGCGCGGCCAATAGGCGCAATGTCTCTGCGTAGTCAGCATTGACCAGCCTATCCCCGGCCTGCAGTGCAGTGCCACCGGGCAGGAAATACGCGGCTGTTGTGGGAAAGCGTGTCAAACGGTCCGCGTCACGTTCGATCAGCCCCGCCAGACGTGGTGAGACGTCAAAGCCATCCTCGGCCAATGTGATCCCCGCCTGAAATAGCGACGGCCAGGGCGCGCGGCCCCAACGGCGATGGGCCTCCTCCATCAATGCCGGCGTGCCGGGTGTGCCGACGGACCGACCACCGACCACAGCATCAAAGAATTTCAGGGGCTCGCCCGCCTCATCCTGAAACAAGGTAGGCGTTGCTGCCAGCGGCGCCGTCTCGCGGCCATCCAGCGTTGTCAGCGCGCCGCTGGCAGCATCGTACCAGACCAAAAAGGCGCCGCCCCCCAATCCCGAGGACTGCGGTTCAACCAATCCCAGCACAGTCTGCACAGCCACCATCGCATCCGCAGCCGAACCCCCGGCGCGCAGCACCGCAGCCCCGGCCTCTACCGCATGGGGATTGGCGGCGGCGATCATCCAGTTTTCGGCCTCAACCGGCTGATCCGCCAGCTTCGCCTCAAGCGAGGCCGCCACGGCGGGCGACAGGGTTTCGAACCCACCCGATGTCGCCGCTTCGGGGGCGACGCCGTCGGCGGCTTGTTGGGAATAGGCTTGGGTCACAAGGGCTGTACTGGCCAGAAGTCCTAGAAAAATATGGCGCATAATAGTCTCCAAACACATCGAATAGAGGGAGCCTAGAACCATCTGCCACAGAACTAAACCGCTATTGGCCGCTAATTTTCAAACTCGGTGTTGGTTGGATTTTATAATCCGAGGTCTTGGCCAAACCCATAACCAGACAGGCGCCGGTGAATGGCGCCGTCCCGGTGCAGGGTTGATTGAAACAGGGAAAACCCGGCAACCGTGAATGGCGGCAAAGGGGCAGTGGCATGGTCGGCGATAAACCCTTCCAGACGCTGAGCATCCCGCCATGGCAAGCCCTGCCCGAACCGGGCCAGCGTGACATGCGGTATGTAGCGTTGCCGGTCCAGCACAATCCCTGCGCGATGTGCCGCACGGCGCACCTGCTGATGCAGATCTGCCAGCGCCTTGCTGGCAGCGATGCGCGCATACAGGATCTTGGGCGCACCTGCGTTAAAGCAGCCCAGCCCGTCAAACCCCAGTTCAAACCCCTGCACCGGGATGCCCGCCAACTCATAATGCAGCTCTTCCAGCAGTCTGTCAGACTGATCCCCCAGGAATGCCAGCGTAAGATGCAGGTTTTCCTGAGGGTTTGGCCTGACAACATGCAGGGAGAGGCTGAGCTGAGACAGGGCTGTGGTGACCTCATCCGGCAGTTCTATGGCCACAAAGGCGCGCATCATCTCACCCTCTGCTGGTCAGAGCATCGCAGGCACAACCTGATCCGGTGGCCTGTGGCCATCCTCGAATGTTTTGATGTTCAGCAGCACTTTTTCACCGGTCTCAATCCGGCCCTCTACTGTGGCCGACCCCATATGCGGCAGCAGCACCACATTGGGTTGCTCGCGCAGGCGAGGGTTGATGTTGGTGCCTTGCTCATAGACATCCAGACCGGCCCCGGCGATCTCGCCCGCGCGCAGCATCCGGGTCAGCGCCATCTCATCGATCACCTCGCCGCGTGACGTGTTCACGATCACCGCATCCGGCTTCATCAGCTTCAAACGGCGCGCGTTCATCAGGTGAAAGGTCGAGGGCGTCGATGGGCAGTTGATCGAGATCACATCCATCCGGGCCACCATCTGATCCAGGCTTTCCCAATAGGTGGCCTGCAACTCGGCCTCGGTCTCGCTGCGCAGACGGCGGCGATTGTGATAGTGCACCTGCATGCCAAAGGCCGCAGCGCGGCGAGCCACGGCCTGACCAATGCTGCCCATGCCTAAAATCCCAACGCGACGACCCGCCATACGGCCACCCAGCAATGCAGTTGGCGACCAGCCCTGCCAATCACCTTTTTGCATGATCGCCAGCCCCTCGGGGATGCGACGCACCACGGCCATGATCAGTGCCATGGTCATATCCGCGGTATCATCGGTCAGAACACCGGGCGTGTTGGACACCAGAATGCCACGCTGTCGTGCAGTGGCGACATCGATGTGGTCAACCCCGGCACCGAAATTAGCAATCAATTTCAACCGCTCACCGGCCTGCCCCAGCAACCGGGCATCGATAACATCCGTCACCGTCGGCACCAGAACATCCGCCTGCGCCATTGCCTCGACCAATTGGGCGCGGCTCAGCGGTGTATCTTCGGTGCGCAAAGTGACATCAAACAATTCGCTCAAACGGGTCTCAACCGGTTCCGGCAACCGTCGCGTAACGACAACACTCAGACGTTCTCTTGCCACTTGGCCACTCCCATAGCTTTTCTAATGAACCTGCTTTGTGCCATCGTGGCGCAGGATCGCAAAGGGCACAAGAACCCTTGCACCCCATCGACGCCAAGTGACGCAGTTTTCTGGAACCAGCCCGCGGAGTTTCCGGCAGAGGCAACGGCAAGAAAAAGCATCAGGCCCGGTGGAGAACAGGCAACGATAACAAAAGGCGAGCAGCAGGCAGTGACAATTTCGGTTTCAAGATTGCGCCCATTGGTGGCAGCGCTTTGCGTGCTGCTGATGTCCACTCCATCCCTTATGGCTGCCAATCCGGCCGCTGATCAGATTCGCGGCTCGGTGACAAACCTGCCCCTGCCCCGTTATGTGTCGATGAAGGCATCCAAAGGCAATGTCCGGCGCGGCCCCTCGCTGACACACCGGATCGACTGGGTGTTCACACGGCGCGACATGCCGCTGGAGATCACCGCCGAGTACGGCCATTGGCGCCGGGTTCGCGACCGCGATGGTGTTGGCGGTTGGGTGCATTACGCTCTGCTATCCGGAACCCGCACTGTGTTGATCGAAGAAGACATGCTGACCGTGCGTGCGCAGCCCAACGAGACGGCGCCGGTCTCGGCCGCTTTTGAACTGGGCGTGGTGGCCCGGCTTGGGTCCTGCTCGCAAAACTGGTGCCGGATCTCGGCCGGCGGCTATCGTGGCTGGGCGCCAAAAGTAAAGCTATGGGGTGTGACCCCGGACGAGCTGCGCGACTGAAGACACCCCGCGGTCTGGCCCCATCGCCCCTGTGACGGGCCTAAAACGTGCGGTTTTCGCACATCCGTGGCGTCACGGGACCCTATCTGGCCTTTCCCCTCTGCTTGGATTGACACCGGTATCTGCGCAGTCAAGATATGCCCTATATAATCGCGGCTGACCTGTCAGAACGTCGCGGCACGGGCGACCATTTTGAGAGGAAAAATCATGATTTCACTGAACCGCCGCAAGGCATTGGCACTGATGGGCGGCACCGTAGCTGCCGCTGGCCTGTCCACTCCAGCCCTGTCGCAGGGTCGTAAAATCACCGTTGGTGCGCTGCGCTTCACCAGCCACTCGGCCAGCTTCATCGCGCTGCAGCGCGACTATTTCAAAGACGCCGGTCTGGATGTCGAGCTGAAGTTCTTTCAGGCCGCCACGCCAATGGCAGTGGCGATTGCTTCGGGCGATGTGGACTATGCCGTGACCGCGATGTCTGGCGGTCTGGTGTCGCTGGCTGACAAGGGCGCAATCAAGATCATCGGGGGTGCATTGTCCGAAGAGGCTGGCATCGACGGACAAAAGTATCTGGTGTCCGATGCGGCGTTCCAGGCTGGTGCGACCAGCCCGGCCATGCTGGACGGCAAAAGCTATGGCATCACCGGCGCCGGATCGTCGTTCCACTACATGGGCGCAAAGCTGGCGCAGAAGGAAGGCATCGCACTGTCGTTCAAGCCACTGCAAAAGGTCGGTGCCATCATCGGCGCGCTGAAGTCCGGTCAGATTGATGCCTGGTCGATCGTGCCGCATATTGCCAAACCATTGGCGGGCTCTGGTGCCGTGCATATTATTGGCAATGTGTCGGATGTGCTGCCGGATTATCAGGTGACCACTGTGTTTACCTCGGCCAAGAATGCGGCGGATGAACGGGGCATGACCGGCGATTTCCTGGCTGGATTTTCCAAAGGTGTGGCGGATTACAACGCCACCATGATCGACCGCGCCCATGGCGATGATGGCGTCAACGAGATGGTCGATCTGATCCATCAGTATGTCTATGCTGATCGCCCGCGCGAAAAGGCGGCCAAGTCCATCATCAACGGCACCATGCGCCTGAATGATGGTGCGGCATTGAACACCGCCTCCCTGCAGGATCAGCTGAGCTGGTTCCAGTCCGAAGGTCTGGTTGGCGGTGACATCACGCTGGATACGGTTGTGGACAGCAGCTACGTCAAAACACTGAGTTAAAATCACCAGAGTTTCGCCCGGCTGATAGGCCGGGCGGCGCCCGACCCTCCCCGTCAAACCAAAGGTTTGCCTTTGGCAAAACGGAGGGCGCTTCGCACCCACCCAGGGTCAGGCACCTCCCTTGATTTTCATGTTATCCGTCAGCCTCTGGAGCCTCTTTTATGGACATCCGTCTGTCCTCCATCAGCCATTCGTATGACCAAACCGAAGTGCTGCGCGACATCTCGCTGGAAATTCCATCGGGCCAGATCGTCTGCATTGTCGGGCCTTCGGGCTGTGGCAAATCCACCTTGCTGCGTCTGATCGGTGGGTTAGAGCGGCCCAGCGCGGGCGAGATCTTGCAGATCGGAACTCCACCCGCTGATTGTTTAAACCCGCTGACCTATATCTTTCAGGATTTCGCCCTGCTGCCCTGGCGCAGCGTGCGGGGAAATATATCGCTGGTGCTCGAAGATCACGGCATTCGCGGTCAGGCGGCAGACGATATCATAAATGACGTGCTGGCCCGCACCAAGCTCAGCGATTTTGCCAAGGCCCTGCCCAAGCAATTGTCCGGCGGCATGAAGCAACGGGTGGCCATCGCCCGCGCCCTGGCGGTGAACCCCGCCGTAATGCTGATGGACGAGCCCCTGTCTGCATTGGACAGTCAGACCCGCGAATTGCTGATGGACGATCTGGTCAACCTGTGGAGCCGCACACCGTTCACGGCGGTCTATGTCACTCACAATCTGGCCGAAGCGGTGCGTCTGGGGCATTCCATAGTCGTTATGTCGCGCCGCCCCGGAGAGATCCGCGAAGTGGTCCATCTGGACACACCACTGGACCAACGCGGGCTGGGCAACGCCGAGATGGAACAGAAGCAGAAATACCTCTGGCAGCTGATGCGCCAAGAGGCACAGGCGGCAGATGCGGAGCTGATACATGTCTGACCAAATGAACAGCGGCGAAATCCGCAGCGTGCCGTTTCGCGGCGGCGGCTTTGCTCCCACCTCGCGCCGCTGGGTTGGCCTGGTGGTCTTTGTGACCCTGATCGCCCTGGCCGAGATCGGCACCCAGACCGGTTTCATCACCCCGCTGACGCTGCCCAAGCCATCCGATGTGCTGCGGACCTTTGGCGAGCTTTATAGTTCCGGACTTTTGTGGAAACATCTGAGCGTGTCCCTGTCCCGGCTGGTGGTCGGCGCGGCGATGGGGGCCAGTGTCGGCATCGCAGTCGGGGTGATGATCGGGTTGTTTTCCTATGTGCGGGCCGGATTGGTTCCTCTGGTGGCGGCGCTGTTTCCAATCCCCAAGATTGCCCTGTTGCCGCTGTTCGTGATCTGGTTCGGCATCGACGAGGGCTCTAAATACGCGCTGATTGCCTTTGGCACCTTTACTCCCACGGTGGTGGCCACCTATGGCGCGGTGGATAATGTTGACCGCGGCCTGATCCGCATGGGGCAAAGCTTTAACCTCAGCTGGTGGTCGATCGTTCGCAAGATCGTACTGCCCGGCGCCATGCCTGGCATTCTGTCGGGGCTACGGATCAGTCTGGCCATTGCCATCATCCTGCTTGTCGCCGCTGAAATGCTGGGGGCCGAATACGGCATCGGTGCTTATATCCTAGAGGCCGGATCCCTGTATGATCTTGAAAGACTGTTTGCCGGGGTCACGATCCTGTCGATACTGGGCGTAACGCTAAGCATAGGCATCGGAATAATGGAACGTCGACTGTTACGCTGGCGCATTTAATCTAGTTTACCACAAATAAGGAGCCTTTCATGGCCTGGATCCAAACCATCCCATATGACGACGCCGACGGTAAGTTGAAGATGCTGTATGACCGGGTCAAAGGCCCTGACAATAATGTCGACAACATCATGATGATGCACTCGTTGCGGCCCCACTCGATGGAGGGGCATATGGCGATCTACAAATACGTGCTGCACCACACCGGCAATACGGTACCCAAGTGGTTCCTGGAAACGCT
This portion of the Parasedimentitalea marina genome encodes:
- a CDS encoding ABC transporter permease, producing the protein MSDQMNSGEIRSVPFRGGGFAPTSRRWVGLVVFVTLIALAEIGTQTGFITPLTLPKPSDVLRTFGELYSSGLLWKHLSVSLSRLVVGAAMGASVGIAVGVMIGLFSYVRAGLVPLVAALFPIPKIALLPLFVIWFGIDEGSKYALIAFGTFTPTVVATYGAVDNVDRGLIRMGQSFNLSWWSIVRKIVLPGAMPGILSGLRISLAIAIILLVAAEMLGAEYGIGAYILEAGSLYDLERLFAGVTILSILGVTLSIGIGIMERRLLRWRI
- a CDS encoding ABC transporter substrate-binding protein; translation: MISLNRRKALALMGGTVAAAGLSTPALSQGRKITVGALRFTSHSASFIALQRDYFKDAGLDVELKFFQAATPMAVAIASGDVDYAVTAMSGGLVSLADKGAIKIIGGALSEEAGIDGQKYLVSDAAFQAGATSPAMLDGKSYGITGAGSSFHYMGAKLAQKEGIALSFKPLQKVGAIIGALKSGQIDAWSIVPHIAKPLAGSGAVHIIGNVSDVLPDYQVTTVFTSAKNAADERGMTGDFLAGFSKGVADYNATMIDRAHGDDGVNEMVDLIHQYVYADRPREKAAKSIINGTMRLNDGAALNTASLQDQLSWFQSEGLVGGDITLDTVVDSSYVKTLS
- a CDS encoding ABC transporter ATP-binding protein translates to MDIRLSSISHSYDQTEVLRDISLEIPSGQIVCIVGPSGCGKSTLLRLIGGLERPSAGEILQIGTPPADCLNPLTYIFQDFALLPWRSVRGNISLVLEDHGIRGQAADDIINDVLARTKLSDFAKALPKQLSGGMKQRVAIARALAVNPAVMLMDEPLSALDSQTRELLMDDLVNLWSRTPFTAVYVTHNLAEAVRLGHSIVVMSRRPGEIREVVHLDTPLDQRGLGNAEMEQKQKYLWQLMRQEAQAADAELIHV